A single genomic interval of Helianthus annuus cultivar XRQ/B chromosome 6, HanXRQr2.0-SUNRISE, whole genome shotgun sequence harbors:
- the LOC110898522 gene encoding splicing factor 3A subunit 2, with amino-acid sequence MDREWGSKPGSGGAASAQNEAIDRRERLRRLALETIDLAKDPYFMRNHLGSYECKLCLTLHNNEGNYLAHTQGKRHQTNLAKRAAREAKDAPAQPLPHKRTLNLRKSVKIGRPGYRVTKQYDPETKQRSLLFQIEYPEIEDLTKPRHRFMSSFEQRVESFDKRYQYLLFAAEPYETIGFKVPSTEIDKSTPKFFNHWDPDSKMFTLQLYFKVKQPETNKPPSAAAANGTSAPGVPPPPPQQAPPPPPPASMGNPPRGPPPPPPPSMGNGPPRPMPPGGNFPAPPPPVGGMSNFTPRPPIPPPPQGQQNQGVRFPPPPPPPQ; translated from the exons atggatcgagaATGGGGTTCGAAACCAGGAAGCGGAGGCGCCGCCTCGGCCCAAAACGAGGCCATCGACCGCCGTGAGCGACTGCGGAGGCTGGCTCTCGAAACCATCGACCTTGCCAAAGATCCCTATTTCATGCGCAACCATCTCGGAAG CTATGAGTGTAAGCTGTGCTTGACGCTGCATAATAATGAGGGCAATTACTTGGCCCACACGCAGGGGAAACGCCATCAGACTAATTTGGCTAAGAGAGCTGCCCGTGAGGCCAAAGATGCTCCCGCCCAGCCCCTTCCACATAAGCGGACTCTTAATCTTCGCAAGTCAG TTAAGATTGGTCGACCTGGCTATCGAGTGACGAAGCAGTATGATCCAGAAACAAAGCAAAGGTCTTTGCTATTCCAG ATTGAATATCCAGAAATCGAAGATCTTACAAAGCCAAGACATAGATTCATGTCATCCTTTGAGCAG AGGGTCGAGTCTTTTGACAAGAGATACCAGTATCTTCTGTTTGCAGCTGAACCATACGAGACTATTGGTTTCAAG GTCCCTAGTACAGAAATTGACAAATCTACCCCTAAGTTTTTCAATCATTGGGATCCAGATTCCAAAATGTTTACG TTGCAATTGTACTTCAAGGTGAAACAACCAGAGACGAATAAACCTCCATCGGCTGCAGCAGCCAATGGAACATCAGCTCCTGGTgtcccaccaccgccaccacaacaAGCTCCCCCACCACCTCCGCCAGCGTCAATGGGAAACCCACCTAGGGGGCCGCCGCCGCCGCCTCCTCCTTCAATGGGAAATGGACCACCGAGACCTATGCCACCTGGGGGAAACTTTCCAGCTCCACCGCCTCCTGTTGGTGGCATGTCAAACTTTACACCTAGGCCTCCAATCCCGCCGCCTCCACAAGGGCAGCAGAATCAAGGAGTTCGctttccaccaccaccaccaccaccccagtaA